Proteins encoded within one genomic window of Actinoplanes octamycinicus:
- a CDS encoding aldehyde dehydrogenase family protein: MVLSIKTRRDAVGLATGELLIGGAWRAAADGRTWTHRHPATGEQVGDFAVASPADVDAAVRAARQAFDEGSWPRSRAKQRITVLRRMAELIRSHTDELRTLQALDNGVPLTFGDEYAMSIECVADVFDHHAGWVDKLAGETLPGYQGGDHLVMTLREPVGVVAAVVPWNGPLLLAAQKVAPALAAGCTVVLKPSEFATFAALRLARLFEEAGLPPGVLNVVTGPGDPTGQALITHPMVDKITFTGSRAVGKRVLAAASEGMKRVSLELGGKSPSIVFPDAEVYAAATLTMGTVTLGLSGQACVAHSRALVHRDVYDEFLAIAQGMTTLVTYGDPFDPEVTAAPLINERQRDRVLGYIERGQAEGARLVCGGGRPDGELSAGNFVEPAVFADVANSATIAQEEIFGPVLAVVPFTDEEEAVRLANDTSYGLAATVYTADVKRAIRMARAVRAGTVGVNGYQLEPHVAFGGFGQSGLGREGGRTSIEAYTEVKTVLIPTGDEMM; the protein is encoded by the coding sequence CATCCGGCCACCGGGGAGCAGGTCGGCGACTTCGCGGTGGCGAGTCCGGCCGATGTGGACGCCGCGGTGCGGGCCGCGCGCCAGGCGTTCGACGAGGGCTCCTGGCCGCGGTCCCGGGCCAAGCAGCGGATCACCGTGCTGCGCCGGATGGCCGAGCTGATCCGCTCGCACACCGACGAGCTGCGGACCCTGCAGGCGCTGGACAACGGCGTGCCGCTGACCTTCGGCGACGAGTACGCGATGTCCATCGAGTGCGTCGCCGACGTCTTCGACCACCACGCCGGCTGGGTGGACAAGCTGGCCGGCGAGACGCTCCCCGGCTACCAGGGCGGCGACCACCTGGTGATGACCCTGCGCGAGCCGGTCGGCGTGGTGGCCGCGGTGGTGCCGTGGAACGGCCCGCTGCTGCTCGCCGCGCAGAAGGTCGCGCCGGCGCTGGCGGCCGGCTGCACCGTGGTGCTCAAGCCGTCGGAGTTCGCCACCTTCGCGGCGCTCCGCCTGGCCAGGCTCTTCGAGGAGGCCGGGCTGCCGCCGGGCGTGCTCAACGTGGTGACCGGGCCCGGCGACCCGACCGGTCAGGCGCTGATCACCCACCCGATGGTCGACAAGATCACCTTCACCGGCAGCCGGGCGGTCGGCAAGCGGGTCCTGGCCGCCGCGTCCGAGGGGATGAAACGGGTCAGCCTGGAGCTCGGCGGCAAGAGCCCGTCGATCGTCTTCCCGGACGCCGAGGTCTACGCGGCCGCCACGCTCACCATGGGCACCGTGACGCTCGGGCTCTCCGGCCAGGCGTGCGTGGCACACTCCCGCGCCCTGGTGCACCGGGACGTCTACGACGAGTTCCTGGCCATCGCGCAGGGCATGACCACGCTGGTCACCTACGGCGACCCGTTCGACCCGGAGGTCACCGCCGCGCCGCTGATCAACGAGCGGCAGCGGGACCGGGTGCTCGGCTACATCGAGCGCGGGCAGGCCGAGGGGGCCCGGCTGGTGTGCGGCGGCGGCCGGCCGGACGGCGAGCTGTCGGCCGGCAACTTCGTCGAACCGGCCGTCTTCGCCGACGTCGCCAACAGCGCCACCATCGCCCAGGAGGAGATCTTCGGGCCGGTGCTGGCGGTGGTGCCGTTCACCGACGAGGAGGAGGCGGTCCGGCTGGCCAACGACACGTCGTACGGGCTCGCCGCCACCGTCTACACCGCGGACGTGAAGCGGGCGATCCGGATGGCGCGGGCGGTCCGGGCCGGCACGGTCGGCGTCAACGGCTACCAGCTGGAGCCGCACGTGGCGTTCGGCGGGTTCGGGCAGTCCGGGCTGGGGCGCGAGGGCGGGCGCACCTCGATCGAGGCGTACACCGAGGTCAAGACGGTGCTGATCCCGACCGGCGACGAGATGATGTGA